Proteins from a genomic interval of Candidatus Lernaella stagnicola:
- a CDS encoding type II CAAX endopeptidase family protein codes for MDSVRRFALTEALAATALIMALAAGNHLLPGVWSTGSGIIAALVMLWLPVLVIHYRKRDFHAYGLTGARWWSDVKIGTCMAVLVLPPFAFGYWLFWGAIVGHEMAWRIDAQVAWQLLHQLAAVALPEEVFFRGYLLTLLHRVWPGKQRAWVGAYGPAVLLSSALFALAHALPQWQPLRLTVFFPALLFAYLRVRTGSVTAAIVLHGLANVAVFVIAGKL; via the coding sequence GTGGACTCAGTTCGCCGTTTTGCCCTCACCGAGGCACTGGCCGCCACCGCGCTGATCATGGCGCTGGCGGCGGGTAACCATCTGTTGCCCGGCGTTTGGTCAACGGGTTCCGGAATCATCGCGGCGCTGGTTATGCTTTGGCTGCCTGTGCTGGTGATTCATTACCGCAAGCGGGATTTTCACGCGTACGGCCTGACCGGCGCCCGGTGGTGGAGCGACGTGAAAATCGGCACGTGCATGGCCGTGCTCGTGTTACCGCCTTTCGCCTTCGGGTATTGGCTGTTCTGGGGCGCGATCGTCGGCCACGAGATGGCATGGCGCATCGACGCGCAAGTCGCCTGGCAGTTGCTGCACCAACTGGCCGCGGTGGCCTTGCCTGAAGAAGTGTTTTTCCGCGGTTACCTCTTGACGCTGTTGCACCGCGTGTGGCCGGGCAAGCAGCGCGCATGGGTCGGCGCTTACGGCCCGGCGGTGCTGCTCAGTTCGGCGCTTTTCGCCCTCGCCCATGCCCTGCCGCAATGGCAGCCACTGCGGCTGACGGTTTTCTTTCCTGCCTTGTTGTTTGCCTACCTGCGGGTGCGCACCGGTTCGGTGACCGCGGCCATTGTGTTGCACGGGTTGGCCAACGTCGCGGTTTTTGTCATCGCCGGGAAACTATAA
- a CDS encoding HEAT repeat domain-containing protein — translation MRHFYLPVIATLCLFIAACSSTNNKAEGTPAVLSPDGVRWLTTLNYPDDDRDVDRRLAALRLGMNEQAAAVGDLAKHLHGDPDPQVRAACAWSLGRLGGDESLNALINASGFPWREVRLAVVEALAESRDPKAADTLAELIANDDEQVALAAWRVLEQRGQAPEVDWHGRSVAAAPVDGPDQVVHVDPLRGEDTAAGTAREPVKTVKKGLELLKPGGELRLAGVPRDYVREAVVVPAALSGLWNQPTRIVAWPGKPKPVIAPTVRRPLDAFDEEDKLRVAFEPKGAFHVLPGGSTKILSLVTGKDEMGPGTCRYDAGTSFLHINIGSRPRRGFIEVAFAEDALHVDGASHVVVEGIDAQFAPDTGLEAAGGMYVSFVNCRARYCDRHGMFFYYSPLGVVRGGGAEHCSYQGISVRSSPRTLVVDAVAAGNGKDGVLFLFDSDYCTVLNSRVTGNGRGVAFITGSDYGRVVGCSFGANRGKDFEIDPHSRPGSAL, via the coding sequence ATGCGACACTTCTACTTGCCGGTAATCGCGACTCTTTGTCTATTTATCGCGGCTTGTTCGTCCACGAACAACAAGGCCGAAGGCACCCCTGCGGTCTTGTCGCCTGACGGCGTTAGATGGCTCACGACGCTGAACTACCCGGACGACGATCGCGATGTCGATCGCCGCCTCGCGGCTTTGCGCCTGGGTATGAACGAGCAGGCGGCGGCCGTGGGTGATTTGGCCAAGCATCTGCACGGCGATCCCGATCCGCAAGTGCGGGCCGCGTGCGCCTGGTCGCTGGGTCGGTTGGGTGGCGATGAATCCTTAAACGCGCTGATCAACGCGAGCGGATTCCCCTGGCGTGAAGTGCGACTCGCCGTGGTCGAGGCGTTGGCCGAAAGCCGCGACCCCAAGGCCGCCGACACGCTGGCGGAGTTGATTGCCAACGACGACGAGCAAGTGGCTCTGGCGGCGTGGCGGGTGTTGGAGCAGCGGGGGCAAGCGCCGGAGGTAGACTGGCACGGGCGCAGCGTCGCGGCCGCCCCGGTCGATGGGCCGGACCAAGTAGTCCACGTTGATCCTTTGCGGGGCGAGGACACCGCCGCGGGAACGGCGCGGGAGCCGGTCAAGACGGTCAAGAAAGGTTTGGAACTACTCAAACCCGGCGGCGAGTTGCGCCTGGCCGGCGTGCCGCGCGATTACGTTCGCGAAGCCGTGGTCGTGCCGGCCGCGCTCTCAGGGCTGTGGAATCAGCCGACGCGGATTGTCGCGTGGCCCGGCAAACCCAAGCCGGTGATCGCTCCGACGGTGCGCCGTCCGCTCGACGCCTTTGACGAAGAGGACAAGCTACGCGTCGCGTTCGAACCGAAGGGGGCTTTTCACGTCCTGCCCGGCGGCTCGACGAAGATCCTGTCGCTGGTGACCGGTAAGGACGAAATGGGCCCCGGCACCTGCCGCTACGACGCGGGGACCAGTTTTCTGCACATCAACATCGGGTCGCGGCCGCGGCGAGGATTTATTGAAGTCGCCTTCGCCGAAGATGCGCTGCACGTGGACGGAGCGAGCCACGTGGTCGTCGAGGGAATCGACGCGCAATTCGCCCCCGACACGGGTTTGGAAGCGGCGGGCGGTATGTACGTCTCATTCGTCAACTGCCGCGCGCGGTACTGCGACCGTCACGGGATGTTCTTCTACTATTCACCGCTGGGTGTGGTACGCGGCGGCGGGGCGGAACACTGCAGCTACCAGGGGATCAGCGTGCGTTCGAGTCCGCGTACCCTGGTGGTCGATGCGGTCGCGGCGGGCAACGGTAAAGACGGAGTATTGTTCCTGTTCGACAGCGATTACTGCACGGTGTTGAACAGCCGTGTCACGGGCAACGGGCGGGGCGTCGCGTTTATCACCGGCTCCGACTACGGGCGTGTCGTGGGATGCTCTTTCGGCGCCAACCGCGGCAAGGACTTCGAGATCGACCCCCATAGCCGGCCGGGATCCGCATTGTGA
- a CDS encoding pentapeptide repeat-containing protein encodes MAEEQSGENLKNAKLSKADLTDRDLRGADLTRANLSSAQLTGMDLTGAVLVKANLQDADLNGATLRDVNATGAKVRGVWEKVVLKNVNLSDATSPKWSLVDCELDGVSLQGASVRRLSLTRCRVTNCRFVKASFPDVVFVNCQFIDCDFSGGDLSCPDIKNTEFHNCRFEGADLSGPVIERCGFPGCNLTKTDFIAGEFKDVNLADAQVEKANFRYARGLPDEFVAELRERGARVSRKLMRKAVAAVFSSKIGRIAVVALVLLVVFLVHAHRRTPDNWDNSKLFEAAKHQRESGDRHEALKYYDILLDRHPDDEMVQLTAFMQKAQTYVELEQYEDAIKIYQSLLESETVESMVKLSIRFELLQALQLKGETEEVMQQLLELAPLPQFSQNLFEILGRLVGSGSDKKYFEWLVVNLEELEKRVPKTARARLLLTRGVVLTNLNRTDEALDTMRRIIKLDGAPEPVVLRAYMQLARLQQQLGDIKTSRQTYSEMRRRFPDAKSEIIFSRLNEAVVAQGQGRFEEAEKIFLEVLQNSMEDLPRNTARLGLASAYISRRRFDEAEKLVEDVRATTGGWDNQHIDSLRLLATLRSERGDIDGAEKLLREAIEEAPNNRVVNRLRRELVHVYRRGGRYNEAIDLMKTVIDSDNVDTAQQIMDLNQYADMLSAIKDYGRAVDVYERVVTLAGDDAATGMIERYVDSMVQAGMIGYANKYLQGIIDKNPAASTFGVWAKLELVSLEQKEGRPQVANRYLRDVLKLDFSSFDTPANFMKATWAKDPESQKLAVELLRKIAAAQSADSFAGGNARLVLANKTIDTREDQPEGWADLVQTLANEVAANNKDANLVVQAYELLTRLAQHSGDTQKAIDDFAQIIKRTDDNRLRSIARFDQARLYYNKGEKKKGLTLMEEARAECADPNDCCTIAFQLGQKLVDNDRRKEAQEIFVYIRDALPNCWSRDEAMVMLDAMK; translated from the coding sequence ATGGCCGAAGAGCAAAGCGGCGAGAACCTCAAAAACGCGAAATTAAGCAAAGCGGATCTTACCGATCGCGATTTGCGCGGCGCCGATCTGACCCGCGCTAATTTGAGCAGTGCCCAACTCACCGGCATGGACTTGACCGGCGCCGTGCTCGTCAAAGCTAACTTGCAGGACGCCGATCTGAATGGCGCCACGCTGCGGGATGTCAACGCCACCGGTGCCAAAGTGCGCGGTGTGTGGGAAAAAGTCGTCCTGAAAAACGTGAACCTTTCCGATGCTACCTCGCCCAAATGGTCCTTGGTGGATTGTGAACTCGACGGCGTATCGCTGCAGGGCGCGAGCGTGCGGCGCTTGTCGCTAACCCGCTGCCGCGTGACGAATTGCCGCTTCGTAAAAGCCTCGTTTCCGGACGTGGTGTTCGTGAATTGCCAGTTCATCGATTGCGATTTCTCGGGCGGCGACCTGTCATGCCCCGATATCAAGAACACCGAGTTCCACAATTGCCGTTTCGAAGGCGCCGACTTGTCCGGACCGGTGATCGAACGATGCGGATTTCCCGGCTGCAATCTCACCAAGACCGATTTTATCGCCGGTGAATTCAAGGACGTCAACCTCGCCGACGCGCAGGTGGAAAAGGCGAATTTCCGGTACGCTCGCGGACTGCCCGACGAATTCGTTGCCGAACTGCGCGAACGCGGCGCTCGGGTCAGCCGAAAGCTAATGCGCAAGGCTGTGGCGGCGGTCTTCTCCTCCAAGATCGGGCGTATCGCTGTCGTGGCGCTGGTACTGCTCGTAGTTTTTTTGGTTCACGCGCACCGGCGAACGCCGGACAACTGGGACAACTCCAAGCTTTTCGAAGCCGCGAAACATCAGCGGGAATCCGGCGATCGCCACGAGGCGTTGAAGTACTACGACATTCTTCTCGACCGCCATCCGGACGACGAAATGGTGCAACTGACGGCCTTTATGCAAAAGGCGCAGACCTACGTCGAGTTGGAGCAATACGAAGACGCCATCAAGATCTATCAGTCGCTGCTGGAATCCGAGACCGTCGAGTCCATGGTGAAACTCTCGATTCGTTTCGAATTACTGCAGGCGCTCCAACTCAAGGGCGAAACAGAAGAAGTGATGCAACAACTGCTGGAATTAGCGCCCCTGCCGCAGTTTTCGCAAAACCTGTTCGAGATCCTCGGGCGATTAGTCGGCTCGGGCAGCGACAAAAAGTACTTTGAATGGCTGGTCGTCAACCTCGAAGAACTCGAAAAGCGCGTGCCCAAAACCGCGCGCGCCAGATTGTTGCTGACTCGCGGCGTCGTACTCACGAATCTGAATAGAACCGATGAGGCGCTCGACACAATGCGGCGAATCATCAAGCTGGACGGGGCGCCGGAGCCCGTCGTGCTGCGAGCCTACATGCAATTGGCGCGGCTGCAGCAGCAACTCGGCGATATAAAAACGTCTCGCCAGACCTATTCCGAAATGCGCCGACGCTTTCCCGACGCCAAAAGCGAAATCATCTTTTCCCGCCTCAACGAAGCGGTTGTGGCTCAGGGACAGGGACGATTCGAAGAAGCGGAAAAAATCTTCCTCGAGGTTCTCCAGAACTCAATGGAAGATCTGCCGCGCAATACCGCCCGCCTTGGACTAGCCTCCGCGTACATCAGCCGGCGGCGATTCGACGAAGCCGAAAAGCTCGTCGAGGACGTGCGCGCCACAACCGGCGGCTGGGATAACCAGCACATCGACTCCCTGCGCCTGTTGGCCACGCTCCGCTCCGAGCGGGGGGACATCGACGGCGCCGAAAAACTGTTGCGCGAAGCCATTGAAGAAGCGCCGAACAACCGAGTCGTCAACCGCTTACGCCGCGAACTGGTCCACGTGTACCGCCGCGGCGGCCGCTATAACGAAGCCATCGACCTGATGAAGACCGTGATCGACTCCGACAACGTCGACACCGCGCAACAGATCATGGATCTGAATCAGTACGCGGACATGCTCTCCGCCATCAAGGATTACGGCCGCGCCGTCGACGTGTACGAGCGGGTTGTCACATTGGCCGGGGACGACGCCGCAACCGGAATGATCGAACGCTACGTCGACTCCATGGTACAGGCCGGCATGATCGGCTACGCCAACAAATACCTGCAAGGCATCATCGACAAAAACCCGGCCGCGAGCACCTTCGGCGTTTGGGCGAAGCTGGAATTGGTCAGTCTCGAGCAAAAAGAAGGCCGGCCGCAAGTCGCTAACCGGTATCTGCGCGACGTGCTCAAGCTCGATTTCTCGTCGTTCGATACTCCGGCCAATTTCATGAAAGCAACCTGGGCCAAAGACCCCGAAAGCCAAAAACTGGCCGTGGAGCTCTTGCGGAAAATAGCCGCCGCGCAAAGCGCCGATTCTTTCGCCGGCGGCAACGCGCGCCTCGTGCTGGCCAACAAAACTATCGACACGCGGGAGGATCAGCCCGAAGGATGGGCCGATCTCGTCCAGACATTGGCCAACGAAGTCGCCGCCAATAACAAAGACGCCAACCTCGTCGTACAAGCCTATGAACTGCTCACTCGTCTCGCGCAGCATTCCGGCGATACGCAAAAAGCAATTGACGACTTCGCGCAAATCATCAAACGAACTGACGACAATCGCCTGCGATCGATAGCCCGCTTCGATCAAGCACGGTTGTATTACAACAAAGGCGAAAAGAAAAAGGGGCTGACGCTGATGGAAGAAGCCCGGGCGGAATGCGCCGACCCCAACGATTGCTGCACCATCGCGTTCCAACTCGGTCAGAAACTTGTCGACAACGACCGCCGCAAAGAAGCGCAAGAAATCTTCGTTTACATTCGCGACGCCCTGCCCAATTGCTGGTCGCGTGACGAAGCAATGGTCATGCTGGATGCCATGAAATAA
- the dxs gene encoding 1-deoxy-D-xylulose-5-phosphate synthase: MSRHLDHIESPTDLKKMPLDDLPVLADEIREEIINTISQTGGHLASNLGSVELTIALHYVFDSPSDRFVWDVGHQVYTHKLLTGRRDRFGTLRQIDGLSGFPNPAESEHDIFIVGHSGTSISSGIGLVEGNHLQGEDDRRVIVVIGDGSLTAGLAYEGLNTAGRMDKNLIIVLNDNKMSISENVGALSGYLSRKFAGQTANAVRQRLKRFMRNVPTVGEDVYRTAKRMQDAVKAFLAPGFLFESLGFRYLGPIDGHNIDHLIEAFRGVMRFPGPTLVHVSTIKGKGFIAAEDLPDRFHGVGKFDVATGESQKKAAGPPAYTQVFSDAIVELGERDRRIVVITAAMPSGTGLETFADRFPERSYDVGISEQHGITFAAGLAKTGLRPIAAIYSTFLQRSYDQIIHDVALQNLPVVFAIDRGGLVGDDGPTHHGVFDLTYLRHIPGLVVMAPSDERELVHMLHSAFTYDRPTAVRYPRGSGTGVALPEQPETLPLGKGRLLREGSDAVIVAIGNRVATALAAADTLAGEGRSVAVIDARFVKPLDAELIGRWAEKTGCVITAEENTGLGGFGSAVLEMLSERGIFGIKTRVVALPDRFIEHGSQEELRRRVGIDDIGIADAVRDLLT; the protein is encoded by the coding sequence GTGAGCCGCCACCTGGACCACATCGAATCGCCGACCGATCTGAAAAAAATGCCCCTGGACGACTTACCCGTCCTGGCCGACGAGATTCGCGAAGAAATCATCAACACCATCAGCCAAACCGGCGGCCACCTGGCGTCGAACCTGGGATCGGTCGAACTCACCATCGCGCTGCACTATGTCTTCGACAGCCCTTCCGACCGCTTCGTGTGGGACGTGGGGCACCAGGTCTACACCCACAAGCTGTTGACCGGCCGGCGCGATCGCTTCGGAACCCTGCGTCAAATTGACGGCCTCTCGGGCTTCCCCAACCCGGCCGAAAGCGAGCACGACATTTTCATTGTCGGGCACAGCGGCACATCAATCAGTTCGGGTATCGGCCTGGTGGAAGGAAACCACCTACAGGGGGAAGACGACCGCCGGGTTATCGTCGTCATCGGCGACGGCTCACTGACCGCCGGGCTGGCCTATGAGGGGCTCAACACCGCCGGGCGTATGGACAAAAACCTCATCATCGTGCTCAACGACAACAAAATGAGCATCAGTGAAAACGTTGGCGCGCTGTCCGGATACCTGTCGCGCAAGTTCGCCGGACAAACCGCCAACGCCGTTCGCCAGCGGCTCAAGCGATTCATGCGCAACGTGCCCACGGTGGGCGAGGACGTGTACCGAACCGCCAAGCGCATGCAGGACGCCGTCAAAGCGTTTTTGGCCCCGGGCTTCTTGTTCGAATCCCTCGGCTTCCGCTACCTCGGCCCCATCGACGGGCACAACATCGACCACCTGATCGAGGCGTTTCGCGGCGTGATGCGCTTTCCGGGACCGACGCTGGTTCACGTTTCGACGATCAAAGGCAAGGGTTTCATCGCCGCGGAAGACCTCCCGGATCGTTTCCACGGTGTCGGCAAGTTCGACGTCGCCACGGGCGAATCGCAAAAAAAAGCCGCCGGGCCGCCCGCTTACACACAGGTGTTTTCCGACGCCATCGTCGAACTCGGTGAACGGGATCGACGGATCGTGGTCATCACCGCCGCCATGCCCAGCGGCACCGGCTTGGAAACCTTTGCCGACCGCTTTCCCGAACGCAGCTACGACGTCGGCATTTCCGAACAACACGGCATCACCTTCGCCGCCGGCCTCGCTAAAACCGGCCTGCGACCGATCGCCGCCATCTACAGCACCTTTTTGCAGCGGAGTTACGACCAGATCATCCACGATGTCGCGCTGCAGAACCTGCCGGTCGTTTTCGCAATCGACCGCGGCGGCCTCGTGGGCGACGACGGCCCGACTCACCACGGCGTGTTCGACCTGACCTACCTGAGGCACATCCCCGGCTTGGTCGTGATGGCGCCCTCCGATGAGCGGGAACTCGTGCACATGCTGCATTCCGCCTTCACCTACGACCGACCGACCGCCGTGCGCTACCCGCGCGGCTCGGGCACCGGCGTCGCCCTACCCGAACAACCCGAGACTTTGCCCCTGGGCAAAGGGCGCCTGCTGCGCGAAGGCAGCGACGCGGTCATCGTCGCCATCGGAAACCGGGTCGCGACGGCCTTGGCTGCCGCCGATACGCTCGCCGGCGAGGGACGGAGCGTGGCGGTAATCGACGCCCGTTTCGTCAAGCCTCTTGACGCGGAGTTGATCGGCCGTTGGGCCGAGAAAACCGGATGCGTCATAACCGCCGAGGAAAATACCGGCCTGGGCGGCTTCGGCAGCGCGGTTCTCGAAATGCTTTCCGAGCGCGGCATCTTCGGCATCAAGACCCGCGTGGTCGCGCTGCCCGACCGCTTCATCGAACACGGTTCCCAAGAGGAACTGCGCCGGCGGGTCGGCATCGACGACATCGGCATCGCCGACGCCGTGCGCGATCTGCTGACATAG
- a CDS encoding TlyA family RNA methyltransferase, with protein MAGKKPRLDHLVFERGLAESREKAKALIMAGKVLVNDRPAEKPGTPTNPTADIRLRGTLPYVSRGGEKLVGALDALGVDPTGGDWLDVGQSTGGFTDVLLQRGAAHVTGIDVGYGQLANKLRQDPRVSCMERTNARTLPPDFFQGRRFDGAVIDVSFISLRSVLPAVAPHLRIGASTLAMVKPQFEAGRERLGKGGVVRDPEVIAECVAQIAAFGGELGLAARGEAPAPIQGPKGNQEVFVLFEKISDA; from the coding sequence ATGGCCGGGAAAAAACCCCGCCTCGATCATCTCGTGTTCGAACGCGGCTTGGCCGAATCCCGAGAAAAAGCCAAAGCGCTGATCATGGCGGGCAAGGTGTTGGTCAACGACCGCCCGGCCGAGAAGCCCGGAACGCCGACCAATCCGACCGCCGATATCCGCCTGCGCGGCACGTTGCCCTATGTCAGCCGCGGCGGCGAAAAGCTCGTCGGCGCTCTGGATGCCCTAGGCGTGGACCCCACGGGCGGTGATTGGCTGGATGTCGGACAATCCACCGGCGGGTTCACCGACGTTTTGCTGCAACGTGGCGCCGCGCATGTCACGGGCATCGACGTCGGCTACGGCCAACTCGCCAACAAACTGCGGCAAGACCCCCGCGTGAGTTGCATGGAACGAACCAACGCCCGCACATTGCCGCCCGATTTTTTCCAGGGGCGACGCTTCGACGGCGCGGTGATCGACGTAAGTTTCATTTCGCTGCGCTCGGTGCTGCCGGCGGTGGCACCGCACCTACGAATCGGCGCATCGACCCTGGCGATGGTCAAGCCGCAATTCGAGGCCGGTCGCGAGCGACTGGGCAAAGGCGGCGTGGTACGCGATCCGGAAGTAATCGCCGAATGCGTTGCCCAGATCGCGGCCTTCGGTGGCGAACTTGGTCTGGCGGCGCGCGGCGAGGCACCCGCACCCATTCAAGGGCCGAAAGGTAATCAAGAAGTCTTCGTCCTGTTTGAGAAAATAAGCGATGCCTGA
- the xseB gene encoding exodeoxyribonuclease VII small subunit: MPKKGTKEESTFETQLRRLEDLVGKLESGDLPLEAAVEVFEEGMKLSSSLTKTLDSAEKRVEVLLEKADGTVAVQDLSHEDDDENDEE, translated from the coding sequence ATGCCCAAAAAGGGAACCAAAGAAGAGTCCACCTTCGAGACGCAATTGCGGCGCCTCGAGGACTTGGTGGGCAAGCTCGAAAGTGGCGACCTGCCCCTGGAGGCCGCAGTGGAGGTTTTCGAAGAAGGCATGAAACTCTCATCCTCTTTGACGAAAACCCTCGACAGCGCCGAAAAACGCGTTGAGGTCCTGCTGGAAAAAGCCGACGGCACCGTCGCCGTGCAGGACCTGAGTCACGAGGACGACGACGAAAACGACGAGGAGTAG
- the rsmI gene encoding 16S rRNA (cytidine(1402)-2'-O)-methyltransferase has translation MAAPGKLLLVATPIGNWDDTSARALAALRECDLVVAEDTRKAGVFLSHFQIDKPKLSFFEGNIPQRLPHILERLRDGQTIALVTDAGTPLISDPGYELVYRCLEEEIHVVALPGPCAAIIALQLSGLPPDRFIFDGFLPRKGSARRRRLESYLRMDGTLILYEAAKRTVGTLQDLHDVLGDVQAAVLREMTKIHEEALRGPLSYLIDELAERKLLGEVTIVARLPKAQVGEMADAVEHGRKLMREMGIKTKDAATAVALITGVDKKTLYKLLAEPS, from the coding sequence ATGGCCGCACCCGGCAAGCTGCTGCTGGTTGCCACCCCTATCGGCAACTGGGACGACACCAGCGCCCGGGCGCTTGCCGCCTTGCGCGAATGCGATCTCGTTGTGGCCGAAGACACCCGTAAAGCCGGCGTGTTCCTCAGCCATTTTCAAATCGACAAACCCAAGCTCTCTTTTTTCGAGGGCAATATCCCCCAACGACTACCGCACATTCTCGAACGGCTGCGCGATGGCCAAACCATCGCCCTGGTCACCGACGCCGGCACGCCGCTGATTTCGGACCCCGGCTACGAATTGGTGTATCGCTGCCTCGAAGAAGAAATCCACGTCGTCGCCCTGCCCGGCCCCTGCGCGGCGATCATCGCGTTGCAGCTCTCCGGCCTGCCGCCCGACCGTTTCATCTTCGACGGCTTCCTGCCGCGCAAAGGTTCGGCGCGGCGTCGCCGGCTGGAATCCTACCTGCGCATGGACGGCACACTCATTTTGTACGAAGCGGCCAAGCGCACCGTCGGCACCCTGCAAGACCTCCACGACGTGCTCGGCGACGTCCAAGCCGCCGTGCTGCGCGAGATGACGAAAATACACGAGGAAGCCTTGCGCGGCCCTTTAAGTTACCTCATCGACGAACTTGCCGAGCGTAAACTACTGGGTGAAGTGACCATCGTCGCGCGCTTACCCAAGGCGCAAGTCGGTGAAATGGCCGACGCGGTGGAACACGGCCGAAAGCTGATGCGCGAAATGGGCATCAAAACCAAGGACGCCGCCACCGCCGTCGCGTTGATCACCGGCGTCGATAAAAAAACTCTCTATAAACTGCTGGCGGAGCCATCATGA
- a CDS encoding HD domain-containing protein — MAGNAKILMFEPEPLVREAMTDILGSAGYTILEASTSTEARRWLHDEEIDLIICDVGQNGSTGMDVVNYILKGRFGIDVIVMTSYTDIENVRRIVDTGVYDIIPKPVHVYNLLLSVQRALETRRLSHRNRELQSSMEKKIKEKMLSMRIHSQEKQQLLISIIRSLVSALEAKDKYTEGHSRRVADNAVQMAETIGFSTGEAEEIHLAGLFHDIGKIGISEVVLNKKGRLTDEEYDEIKRHPQISQKIVEQVPQFKRIARIVRAHHEFYDGQGYPDGARRDEIPVGARIMAICDAHDAMTSTRPYREALPNDRALSIIRRNAGTQFDPELVHVFLKMKNYVN, encoded by the coding sequence ATGGCAGGCAACGCGAAAATCCTAATGTTCGAGCCCGAGCCCTTGGTTCGTGAAGCGATGACCGACATACTCGGTTCGGCTGGATACACGATTCTGGAGGCCTCGACGAGCACGGAAGCACGGCGTTGGCTGCACGACGAAGAAATCGACCTGATCATTTGCGACGTGGGCCAGAACGGCAGCACCGGCATGGACGTGGTTAATTACATTCTCAAAGGCCGTTTCGGTATCGACGTGATCGTCATGACCTCCTACACCGATATTGAGAATGTTCGCCGGATCGTCGATACCGGTGTGTACGACATCATTCCGAAACCGGTACACGTGTACAACCTGCTGCTATCGGTGCAACGCGCCTTGGAGACCCGTCGGCTTTCCCACCGCAACCGCGAGTTACAGTCGAGCATGGAAAAGAAGATTAAAGAGAAGATGCTTTCCATGCGTATTCACAGTCAGGAAAAACAACAACTTCTCATCTCCATCATCCGTTCGCTGGTCAGCGCTTTGGAAGCCAAAGACAAGTACACCGAGGGTCACAGCCGCCGCGTCGCCGACAACGCCGTACAAATGGCTGAAACGATCGGTTTCAGCACCGGTGAAGCCGAGGAAATCCATCTCGCCGGATTGTTCCACGACATCGGCAAAATTGGGATTAGCGAGGTGGTCCTTAATAAAAAGGGGCGATTGACCGACGAGGAATACGACGAAATTAAACGGCACCCGCAAATCAGCCAGAAGATCGTCGAACAGGTCCCGCAATTCAAGCGAATCGCCCGCATCGTGCGCGCCCACCACGAGTTTTACGACGGTCAAGGTTATCCCGACGGCGCCCGTCGCGATGAAATTCCGGTCGGGGCGCGCATTATGGCCATCTGCGACGCCCACGATGCGATGACCTCCACCCGCCCCTATCGTGAGGCGCTGCCCAATGATCGCGCCTTGAGCATCATCCGCCGCAACGCCGGCACCCAGTTCGATCCCGAACTGGTACACGTCTTCCTGAAGATGAAAAATTACGTAAACTAG